One region of Termitidicoccus mucosus genomic DNA includes:
- a CDS encoding DUF190 domain-containing protein, translated as MQIPTESTLLRIFIGESDRHEGQPLYEAIVLKVRETGLAGATVLRSPMGFGAASRLRTAKILRLSGDLPIIVEIVDDEAKINAFLPILDTMMGGGLVTLEKVRVIHYRHENGATKKKDAAS; from the coding sequence ATGCAGATCCCGACCGAATCCACACTCCTACGCATTTTTATCGGCGAATCCGACCGCCACGAGGGACAACCGCTCTACGAAGCCATCGTGCTTAAGGTTCGCGAAACCGGCCTAGCCGGTGCGACCGTACTCCGCAGCCCGATGGGATTTGGTGCGGCGAGTCGTCTGCGCACGGCAAAGATCCTGCGGCTCTCCGGCGATCTGCCAATCATCGTCGAGATCGTCGACGATGAGGCGAAGATCAATGCCTTCCTGCCGATTCTGGACACCATGATGGGCGGCGGACTCGTCACCCTCGAAAAGGTCCGCGTGATTCACTACCGCCATGAGAACGGCGCGACAAAGAAGAAGGACGCCGCGTCGTGA
- the crcB gene encoding fluoride efflux transporter CrcB codes for MSLYFWIFFGSGLGGVARFALSGLIAHRFGETFPWGTFVINISGSFLIGFIAQFTAPEGRLLVSGTVRQFLMTGIIGGYTTYSSFSLQTLALARDGEWFRTGANALGTFTLCFLAVWLGHLCAAWLDTMKGS; via the coding sequence ATGTCTCTATACTTCTGGATATTTTTCGGCAGTGGTCTCGGTGGAGTAGCGCGGTTCGCGCTTTCCGGCCTGATTGCACATCGTTTTGGCGAGACGTTCCCTTGGGGCACGTTTGTGATCAACATCTCGGGCTCGTTCCTGATCGGGTTTATCGCGCAGTTCACCGCTCCCGAGGGGCGCCTCCTTGTGAGCGGCACCGTCCGGCAGTTTCTCATGACGGGAATTATCGGCGGCTACACGACCTATTCGTCGTTCAGCCTCCAGACCCTAGCCCTCGCCCGCGATGGCGAATGGTTCCGAACCGGCGCCAACGCGCTGGGTACGTTCACACTTTGTTTCCTCGCCGTGTGGCTCGGGCATCTCTGCGCCGCCTGGCTTGACACTATGAAGGGTTCTTGA